One Carassius carassius chromosome 28, fCarCar2.1, whole genome shotgun sequence genomic window carries:
- the LOC132107721 gene encoding ubiquitin carboxyl-terminal hydrolase 16-like isoform X1 produces the protein MGKKKGKDRSPRADSSTDSAGVSCTHIRKGTEHNLLKKAGLDEHWSSCQDCEPDKPVEQQISEDEPDRESPAVWMCLKCGHRGCGRSGNQHAIKHYETPRSEPHCLVLSLDVWSVWCYICDDEVQYSSTGQLAQLITHIRKQVLTDPGKRNSNRKSKKEESLEINPAEQTLDEEKEEEEKQKSSSKHDDSPKRQKAAATGSSGVVSVRGLSNLGNTCFFNSVIQNLSQTQFLRELLNQIRDEKSCFTITPALSSELEPLQIQLERPGSLTLAMCQFMKEVQGSKKNVVTPNDLLTQVCKKAPRFKGFQQQDSQELLRYLLDGMRGEEVKRVNSGILEALKNSGKSLEAEQMKKVLKEYEKNCAPKNFVDRVFGGQMSSTVMCKECRTVSLVTEMFLDLSLPVADEAHRKKNQKKVMQYHSSVSDDGDRENTASLANGNEDMPTGTGSKYQQKKAKKQAKRQAKTQRRQQKLGSKVILDALTNQSTASSTNLPDASNQSLSVNGSADEEPGENNQDNLSPEKPPALSQNEDEDDKESEQEHATSVNNRFNALSEDQASEDVSVEGEKAQDVNAIEEDDAADQLCAEEDQLTQELNTLSLKTESEMENRDEGSDDVKEYTVVNQDPELAFQSLASRTAPEKQECSLESCLYQFTEVEHLTENNRLMCVTCTKRQAGHKATDGKKAVYRDALKQMLISDPPAVLTLHLKRFQQVGYSVCKVNRHVQFPQILDLAPFCSLNCKGVKEGEMRMLYSLYGIVEHSGTMRSGHYTAYVKSRPYTRNYIENGLDAGSGHAEASKGSWFHISDSSVHPVPEAKVQSSQAYLLFYEKIS, from the exons ATGGGTAAAAAGAAGGGGAAAGACAGAAGTCCTCGAGCAGACAGCAGCACTGATTCAGCAG GGGTGTCCTGCACTCACATCCGTAAAGGAACAGAGCACAACTTGCTGAAGAAAGCCGGTCTGGATGAGCACTGGAGCTCGTGTCAAGACTGTGAACCGGACAAACCTGTTGAACAGCAGATCTCAGAGGATGAACCTGACAGAGAAAGCCCAGCTGTGTGGATGTGCTTGAAATGCGGCCACAGA GGCTGCGGGAGATCAGGAAATCAGCATGCGATCAAGCACTACGAGACGCCTCGATCTGAGCCACACTGTTTAGTGCTTAGTCTGGACGTCTGGAGCGTCTG GTGTTACATCTGTGATGATGAAGTTCAGTATTCCAGCACGGGGCAGCTGGCGCAGCTGATAACACACATAAGAAAACAAGTGCTCACAGATCCTGGCAAGAGGAACTCCAACAGAA AAAGTAAGAAGGAAGAGAGCTTGGAGATAAATCCTGCAGAGCAAACGCTGGAtgaagagaaagaggaagaggagaagcagAAGAGCAGCTCAAAACATGATGACAGTCCCAAAAGACAGAAAGCAGCAGCCACAGGAAGCTCTGGTGTCGTGAGCGTCAGGGGTCTCAGTAATCTGGGCAACACGTGCTTCTTCAATTCGGTCATTCAG AATTTATCACAGACGCAGTTTTTGCGAGAACTGCTGAACCAGATCAGGGATGAGAAGAGCTGCTTCACCATCACACCTGCACTGTCTTCTGAGCTG GAACCTCTTCAGATCCAGCTGGAAAGGCCCGGGTCTCTCACGCTGGCTATGTGTCAGTTTATGAAAGAAGTTCAGGGGTCCAAAAAAAATGTTGTGACCCCTAATGATCTCCTCACACAAGTATGTAAAAA AGCTCCACGCTTTAAAGGCTTTCAGCAGCAGGACAGTCAGGAGCTTCTGCGGTACCTTCTGGACGGCATGAGGGGAGAAGAAGTTAAG CGAGTTAATTCTGGAATTCTGGAAGCTTTGAAAAACTCTGGCAAAAGCTTAGAGGCTGAGCAGATGAAGAAGGTTCTTAAAG AGTATGAGAAAAACTGTGCGCCCAAGAACTTTGTGGACCGAGTGTTTGGTGGACAGATGAGCAGCACAGTGATGTGTAAAGAGTGCAGAACTGTGTCTCTGGTGACAGAGATGTTTCTGGATCTTTCTCTTCCTGTAGCTGATGAG GCCCACAGGAAGAAGAACCAGAAGAAGGTCATGCAGTATCACAGCAGCGTCAGTGATGATGGAGACCGAGAAAACACAGCATCTCTGGCCAATGGGAATGAAGACATGCCTACAGGAACAGGAAGCAAGTACCAGCAGAAGAAAGCAAAGAAACAGGCCAAGAGACAAGCCAag ACTCAGAGACGTCAGCAGAAACTGGGCAGTAAAGTCATTTTGGACgctctgaccaatcagagcacggCTAGCAGCACTAATCTTCCAGATGCCTCCAATCAAAGTCTATCAGTAAATGGCAGCGCTGATGAAGAACCAGGCGAAAACAACCAGGACAATTTGAGCCCTGAGAAACCTCCTGCTCTCTCACAAAATGAGGATGAAGATGACAAGGAATCCGAGCAAGAACATGCTACCTCTGTCAACAACCGCTTTAACGCCTTATCTGAAGACCAGGCTTCTGAAGATGTGTCTGTAGAGGGAGAAAAAGCACAGGATGTGAATGCAATTGAGGAAGATGATGCTGCTGACCAGCTTTGTGCAGAAGAGGATCAGTTAACACAAGAACTGAATACTCTGTCACTAAAAACAGAAAGTGAGATGGAGAATAGAGATGAGGGCTCAGACGATGTGAAGGAATACACAGTAGTGAATCAAGACCCTGAACTGGCCTTTCAGTCCCTGGCCAGCAGGACGGCGCCAGAGAAGCAGGAGTGTTCGCTGGAGTCCTGTCTGTATCAGTTCACTGAGGTGGAACATCTTACAGAGAACAACAGACTGATGTGTGTCACCTGCACTAAACGCCAGGCTGGACATAAAGCAACAGACG GTAAGAAAGCTGTTTACAGAGATGCTCTGAAGCAGATGCTGATCTCTGATCCTCCAGCAGTGCTCACGCTCCACCTGAAGAGATTCCAGCAG GTTGGATACAGTGTTTGTAAGGTGAACAGACATGTGCAGTTCCCTCAGATCCTGGATCTCGCTCCATTCTGCTCATTAAACTGCAAG ggAGTGAAGGAGGGCGAGATGCGAATGCTGTATAGTCTTTATGGTATAGTGGAACACAGCGGCACCATGCGGTCTGGACATTATACAGCCTACGTCAAATCACGACCCTATACGCGCAATTATATAGAAAATGGACTCGATGCTGGCT CAGGTCACGCCGAGGCCAGTAAAGGATCATGGTTTCACATCAGCGACAGCAGTGTTCATCCGGTTCCAGAGGCCAAAGTGCAGAGTTCCCAAGCCTACCTCCTGTTCTACGAGAAGATCTCATAA
- the LOC132107721 gene encoding ubiquitin carboxyl-terminal hydrolase 16-like isoform X2 — protein sequence MGKKKGKDRSPRADSSTDSAGVSCTHIRKGTEHNLLKKAGLDEHWSSCQDCEPDKPVEQQISEDEPDRESPAVWMCLKCGHRGCGRSGNQHAIKHYETPRSEPHCLVLSLDVWSVWCYICDDEVQYSSTGQLAQLITHIRKQVLTDPGKRNSNRKSKKEESLEINPAEQTLDEEKEEEEKQKSSSKHDDSPKRQKAAATGSSGVVSVRGLSNLGNTCFFNSVIQNLSQTQFLRELLNQIRDEKSCFTITPALSSELEPLQIQLERPGSLTLAMCQFMKEVQGSKKNVVTPNDLLTQVCKKAPRFKGFQQQDSQELLRYLLDGMRGEEVKRVNSGILEALKNSGKSLEAEQMKKVLKEYEKNCAPKNFVDRVFGGQMSSTVMCKECRTVSLVTEMFLDLSLPVADEAHRKKNQKKVMQYHSSVSDDGDRENTASLANGNEDMPTGTGSKYQQKKAKKQAKRQAKTQRRQQKLGSKVILDALTNQSTASSTNLPDASNQSLSVNGSADEEPGENNQDNLSPEKPPALSQNEDEDDKESEQEHATSVNNRFNALSEDQASEDVSVEGEKAQDVNAIEEDDAADQLCAEEDQLTQELNTLSLKTESEMENRDEGSDDVKEYTVVNQDPELAFQSLASRTAPEKQECSLESCLYQFTEVEHLTENNRLMCVTCTKRQAGHKATDGKKAVYRDALKQMLISDPPAVLTLHLKRFQQVGYSVCKVNRHVQFPQILDLAPFCSLNCKGVKEGEMRMLYSLYGIVEHSGTMRSGHYTAYVKSRPYTRNYIENGLDAGCHAEASKGSWFHISDSSVHPVPEAKVQSSQAYLLFYEKIS from the exons ATGGGTAAAAAGAAGGGGAAAGACAGAAGTCCTCGAGCAGACAGCAGCACTGATTCAGCAG GGGTGTCCTGCACTCACATCCGTAAAGGAACAGAGCACAACTTGCTGAAGAAAGCCGGTCTGGATGAGCACTGGAGCTCGTGTCAAGACTGTGAACCGGACAAACCTGTTGAACAGCAGATCTCAGAGGATGAACCTGACAGAGAAAGCCCAGCTGTGTGGATGTGCTTGAAATGCGGCCACAGA GGCTGCGGGAGATCAGGAAATCAGCATGCGATCAAGCACTACGAGACGCCTCGATCTGAGCCACACTGTTTAGTGCTTAGTCTGGACGTCTGGAGCGTCTG GTGTTACATCTGTGATGATGAAGTTCAGTATTCCAGCACGGGGCAGCTGGCGCAGCTGATAACACACATAAGAAAACAAGTGCTCACAGATCCTGGCAAGAGGAACTCCAACAGAA AAAGTAAGAAGGAAGAGAGCTTGGAGATAAATCCTGCAGAGCAAACGCTGGAtgaagagaaagaggaagaggagaagcagAAGAGCAGCTCAAAACATGATGACAGTCCCAAAAGACAGAAAGCAGCAGCCACAGGAAGCTCTGGTGTCGTGAGCGTCAGGGGTCTCAGTAATCTGGGCAACACGTGCTTCTTCAATTCGGTCATTCAG AATTTATCACAGACGCAGTTTTTGCGAGAACTGCTGAACCAGATCAGGGATGAGAAGAGCTGCTTCACCATCACACCTGCACTGTCTTCTGAGCTG GAACCTCTTCAGATCCAGCTGGAAAGGCCCGGGTCTCTCACGCTGGCTATGTGTCAGTTTATGAAAGAAGTTCAGGGGTCCAAAAAAAATGTTGTGACCCCTAATGATCTCCTCACACAAGTATGTAAAAA AGCTCCACGCTTTAAAGGCTTTCAGCAGCAGGACAGTCAGGAGCTTCTGCGGTACCTTCTGGACGGCATGAGGGGAGAAGAAGTTAAG CGAGTTAATTCTGGAATTCTGGAAGCTTTGAAAAACTCTGGCAAAAGCTTAGAGGCTGAGCAGATGAAGAAGGTTCTTAAAG AGTATGAGAAAAACTGTGCGCCCAAGAACTTTGTGGACCGAGTGTTTGGTGGACAGATGAGCAGCACAGTGATGTGTAAAGAGTGCAGAACTGTGTCTCTGGTGACAGAGATGTTTCTGGATCTTTCTCTTCCTGTAGCTGATGAG GCCCACAGGAAGAAGAACCAGAAGAAGGTCATGCAGTATCACAGCAGCGTCAGTGATGATGGAGACCGAGAAAACACAGCATCTCTGGCCAATGGGAATGAAGACATGCCTACAGGAACAGGAAGCAAGTACCAGCAGAAGAAAGCAAAGAAACAGGCCAAGAGACAAGCCAag ACTCAGAGACGTCAGCAGAAACTGGGCAGTAAAGTCATTTTGGACgctctgaccaatcagagcacggCTAGCAGCACTAATCTTCCAGATGCCTCCAATCAAAGTCTATCAGTAAATGGCAGCGCTGATGAAGAACCAGGCGAAAACAACCAGGACAATTTGAGCCCTGAGAAACCTCCTGCTCTCTCACAAAATGAGGATGAAGATGACAAGGAATCCGAGCAAGAACATGCTACCTCTGTCAACAACCGCTTTAACGCCTTATCTGAAGACCAGGCTTCTGAAGATGTGTCTGTAGAGGGAGAAAAAGCACAGGATGTGAATGCAATTGAGGAAGATGATGCTGCTGACCAGCTTTGTGCAGAAGAGGATCAGTTAACACAAGAACTGAATACTCTGTCACTAAAAACAGAAAGTGAGATGGAGAATAGAGATGAGGGCTCAGACGATGTGAAGGAATACACAGTAGTGAATCAAGACCCTGAACTGGCCTTTCAGTCCCTGGCCAGCAGGACGGCGCCAGAGAAGCAGGAGTGTTCGCTGGAGTCCTGTCTGTATCAGTTCACTGAGGTGGAACATCTTACAGAGAACAACAGACTGATGTGTGTCACCTGCACTAAACGCCAGGCTGGACATAAAGCAACAGACG GTAAGAAAGCTGTTTACAGAGATGCTCTGAAGCAGATGCTGATCTCTGATCCTCCAGCAGTGCTCACGCTCCACCTGAAGAGATTCCAGCAG GTTGGATACAGTGTTTGTAAGGTGAACAGACATGTGCAGTTCCCTCAGATCCTGGATCTCGCTCCATTCTGCTCATTAAACTGCAAG ggAGTGAAGGAGGGCGAGATGCGAATGCTGTATAGTCTTTATGGTATAGTGGAACACAGCGGCACCATGCGGTCTGGACATTATACAGCCTACGTCAAATCACGACCCTATACGCGCAATTATATAGAAAATGGACTCGATGCTGGCT GTCACGCCGAGGCCAGTAAAGGATCATGGTTTCACATCAGCGACAGCAGTGTTCATCCGGTTCCAGAGGCCAAAGTGCAGAGTTCCCAAGCCTACCTCCTGTTCTACGAGAAGATCTCATAA